A single window of Ischnura elegans chromosome 8, ioIscEleg1.1, whole genome shotgun sequence DNA harbors:
- the LOC124164448 gene encoding uncharacterized protein LOC124164448, whose amino-acid sequence MGSPLSPVIADIYMERFDQMAIGSYDKKPKLWLRYVDDTFVICPHGPEELQSFLKHVHSQHPAIQFTMEMEKDRRIPFLDMMVNKRIDGSLGHEIYRKPTHTDRYLNAYSHHHPSQKASLVATLLHRAYKLSDAESLAKEKEHLMTTLKRNGYNGEMILKRTAQVEKRNRTLDKEKQPNEKPETYATIPYVVGTSEKISRILKKKNIVTRFKYVTKINQIIPKPKDKIPNNLNEGVYRIPCSCSKSCIGETCRSMKIRLQERKGATQNKKFDL is encoded by the coding sequence ATGGGGTCCCCCCTATCCCCGGTGATAGCAGACATCTACATGGAAAGATTCGATCAAATGGCGATCGGATCCTACGACAAGAAACCCAAATTATGGCTAAGATACGTGGACGATACATTCGTAATTTGCCCGCACGGACCCGAAGAACTGCAGAGTTTCCTGAAGCACGTCCACTCCCAACATCCAGCAATACAGTTCACAATGGAGATGGAAAAAGATCGAAGAATCCCATTTTTGGATATGATGGTGAATAAGAGGATCGACGGGAGTCTCGGCCACGAAATATACAGAAAGCCCACCCACACTGACCGCTATCTGAACGCTTACTCACACCATCATCCATCCCAGAAGGCTTCACTGGTGGCAACACTATTGCACCGCGCTTACAAACTCTCGGATGCAGAATCACTGGCCAAAGAAAAGGAGCACCTGATGACGACCCTCAAGAGGAATGGATACAACGGAGAAATGATCCTGAAAAGGACTGCGCAAGTAGAGAAACGCAACAGGACACTAGACAAGGAGAAGCAGCCAAATGAAAAGCCAGAAACATACGCTACCATCCCGTACGTCGTCGGCACAAGTGAAAAGATCTCCAGAATCCTAAAGAAGAAGAACATCGTCACGAGATTCAAATAcgtgacaaaaataaaccagATTATTCCAAaaccgaaagacaagattccAAATAATCTCAACGAAGGGGTATACCGCATACCATGCTCATGCAGTAAATCATGCATCGGTGAAACATGCAGATCCATGAAGATCCGCCTGCAGGAGCGCAAGGGGGCCACACAGAACAAGAAATTCGACCTCTGA